The following proteins are co-located in the Plasmodium brasilianum strain Bolivian I chromosome 11, whole genome shotgun sequence genome:
- a CDS encoding Sas10 domain-containing protein, translating into MLVDTSKIKFVENSESEDVEFEDDVNSSNVENFNSVDDTLSDSNNESSDLKSTSGKKKKKKKKSFDDSDSDSDNDNDNDNGGDEDKDDEVENEKDDDFIKISWEKDKRNYYQYESENSSSDNEENDERIKEAIYLNKKEKENLNENDFDLCDIYMTEKEDKILEKKKGGHGIDEEENIIKRLISDVSKDLKGKKNEITLEGKNKKEIEQIVMSEQQEYKILLKELSSNIQKVFNEINDNKKLFEFKEIDENNVSPSDINKNTLLYLKKKNETMLTYIIYITYYVFLKIMNCYTHNHPVLDKLIYMNTIISKTNDLDSKIKFKIQQLNKSSGRELDELGSSKKNGETISKKVKMRENVSKGANELELDDVEEDSEDEDNVEDEDDVNDTEDNDEEVDDEEVNDEEVDDEEVDDEEVDDEEDDGDEDDDEEDDGDEDDEAQDGEVNGDNEKYKNKKYKISKSLITEYTDSHIREKEKEEKKKKREKIKNERNVFLKEIKDMVSNRPEKIEEHNYMKKMEEKLMHFDEKILNKKIKALNKKKNKLNNLSNVGMTSNDLLKFVELPEMNQEEKNKNLEEKKIFRSNINKIKQMKKNKLTNNVNDDFVSFKKFDKINSRYTSYKSEDYNNSNNAKFGKNIYNEIDDEKIKSMISFKKKRKENKKLNLEQKNREIRKKLVDEENEISDRRIPNKNIIQNKGLVRKRKSTDGNARVHNKIKFMKKMKTYNSQHPKLKVHENNYSGEKRGINPYLKKSIDIK; encoded by the coding sequence atgttagTTGATACCAGCAAAATTAAGTTTGTTGAGAATTCCGAATCGGAAGATGTTGAATTTGAGGATGATGTCAATAGTAGTAATGTGGAAAACTTTAATTCCGTGGATGATACTTTAAGTGATAGTAACAATGAAAGTAGTGACCTCAAATCTACAAgcggtaaaaaaaaaaagaaaaaaaagaaaagttttGATGATAGTGATAGTGATagtgataatgataatgataatgataatggcGGTGATGAAGACAAAGACGACGAAGTAGAAAACGAAAAAGATGACGATTTCATAAAGATATCTTGGGAGAaagataaaagaaattacTATCAATATGAAAGTGAAAATTCGTCAAGTGATAATGAAGAAAACGAtgaaagaataaaagaaGCTATTtatctaaataaaaaagaaaaagagaatttGAATGAAAATGATTTTGATTTATGTGACATCTATATGACAGAAAAAGAGGACAagattttagaaaaaaaaaaggggggcCATGGCATAGATGAGGAAGAGAACATTATTAAAAGACTAATTAGCGATGTGAGTAAGGATTtaaaaggcaaaaaaaatgaaataaccTTAGAAGgtaagaataaaaaggaaattgaACAAATAGTTATGAGTGAACAacaagaatataaaattcttttaaaggAGTTGTCTTCGAATATTCAAAAagtttttaatgaaattaatgataataaaaaattatttgaatttaaggaaattgatgaaaataatgttaGTCCATCTGATATTAATAAGAATACTTTACtttatcttaaaaaaaaaaatgaaacaatgttaacttacattatatatattacatattatgtgtttcttaaaattatgaattgtTATACTCATAATCACCCAGTACtagataaattaatatatatgaacacaaTCATTTCAAAAACAAATGATTTAGACAGTAAAATAAAGTTCAAAATTCAGCAGCTAAATAAATCCTCGGGTAGAGAGTTGGACGAATTAGGGTCATCAAAAAAGAATGGTGAGACTATATCTAAAAAGGTGAAGATGAGAGAAAATGTTAGTAAAGGAGCGAATGAACTAGAGTTAGATGACGTGGAAGAAGATAGTGAGGATGAGGATAATGTTGAGGATGAAGATGATGTTAATGATACGGAAGATAATGATGAGGAAGTCGATGATGAGGAAGTTAATGATGAGGAAGTTGATGATGAGGAAGTTGATGATGAGGAAGTTGATGATGAGGAAGACGATGGTGACGAAGATGATGATGAGGAAGACGATGGTGACGAAGATGATGAGGCTCAGGATGGCGAAGTAAATGGTGATAacgaaaaatacaaaaacaaaaaatataaaatcagCAAAAGCCTTATAACGGAATACACAGATAGTCACATAAGGGAAAAGGAGaaggaagaaaagaaaaagaaaagggaaaaaattaaaaatgagaGAAACGTATTtttaaaggaaataaaagatatgGTATCAAATAGACCAGAAAAAATCGAAgaacataattatatgaagaaaatggAGGAAAAGTTAATGCattttgatgaaaaaattttaaataaaaaaattaaagcattaaataaaaagaaaaacaagcTGAATAATTTAAGTAACGTTGGAATGACATCCAATGATTTATTGAAATTTGTGGAATTACCCGAAATGAACcaagaagagaaaaataagaatttggaagaaaagaaaatttttagaagcaacattaataaaatcaaacaaatgaagaaaaataaattaacaaataacGTGAATGACGACTTTGTTTCCTTTAAAAAGTTTGACAAAATTAATAGCAGATATACCTCATATAAGAGTGAAGATTACAATAATTCTAATAATGCTAAATTTGGaaagaacatatataatgaaatagatGATGAAAAAATCAAAAGTATGAtaagctttaaaaaaaagagaaaagaaaataaaaaattaaacttggaacaaaaaaatagagaaatacgaaaaaaattagtggacgaagaaaatgaaataagtGATAGAAGAAtaccaaataaaaatattatacaaaataaggGCTTAGTACGAAAGAGAAAATCAACCGATGGAAATGCAAGAGTtcataacaaaattaaatttatgaaaaaaatgaaaacctATAATAGTCAACATCCAAAATTAAAAGTtcatgaaaataattattcagGCGAAAAAAGAGGAATAAATCCATACCTAAAAAAATCCATAGatatcaaataa
- a CDS encoding patatin-like phospholipase — protein MQKNLFKYITPISSKLNLTKIRKIKLFRKEKHRKQVNVFNDVVNKYIGLDLFFKKLNNVTNNEEKLNYINFLHKIVQDKTCEHLLLSNNYMRIIIYILNEKFLKLTKNEEKTENVDYQLIYKFLLIFKNLTKYKKFYHVILSDYTHKNVKISLLYIIMNILNEKRNNEKYKEASSIFNYFTSFFKYSDDSGNKNITEDTSNVDEKKRKNKNKNENKNENKNENENQNQNQKGDIDDIRNKIYHVGKSILLKLKEEKIKVENKTNEKQWNCQKEGMVKEWQEVKKASTSNNNYENGKDIANEGKQTKQNEQNKKDVNNHHYENNDNKRNDDLNSYNRGDIVRDSNIMKQKSETQSWNSSNGIILNPKKNIDEIDNNTDNILIDIKRNKKNINNERKEVDYKTVSGDHEKERNNSKVDDSDTQNYKELEEQKKNANRSSEINSINEITNSEEGSVLFLPFYFNKNSKDNILTSIIVNFQNKEDIIVYKKIAKGRMSENGTDRVKKRNNVFDYIGNEYNCNNYYEIYDNYAEDDQDILKYEKNKNRKKLQLREQKEEEKENDGNRNTIDETNEEGEEEEKEEDDEGEVEDEQENNEEDSKTDEKDKVEYENKYDENNVNIVFNDYDINVKDMENKTDTKINVSSENKSKYINMGLLILVRKKINTTEEHIILNKQNNQINEEMSNSNAGSITDSNKKGEWDKSSAINLPSLGKHNLFNYLNIYKYINNLDLKFSLFKRNENKSKTIEGYEDIYIKYDNTKEKKNMESYVLIGIMNFNMDLIKNFKAQSENVVNDTTNNSVGKNGNSINITNPYINLTLLKNYVESLFVYLNLNDYFTNKVLKLLYEILIENKNSVIYNLYYYTIIKEENMKKIIEILSKNIRNNLHKANTTLILRILYILCFQQSFYINVIEKNVKGKDNYLLLYKNLSKYIEDIKMGNFIRELQKNEELIECLKFLTLFFENKYKKQNSFYISDEKKEQFLYDNKVVKKKLNNIYNRHFICEYKDLIIIRKTNIILKSLGVNMFDLYNDIIFTDREHKTHEYLMKENDIKRNIITYFTDNVIRYFVKLKKYIIPKSVMLLNKEQAKESNTYPSVRNQQYGEVKQHVDNQRKEDLTYQEKMSMKGKTDVRIEQTKNNSSTVQEKMSDPPSSTAYPSDEISSGGGAVTSSTEAATTGATTANSANCTYHSDEEKKRREKKYFYNLNNKEYIKILKCINSHLKKNLFEYFDIICGTSTGAVISILIGLEKAHLNEIEFLYNILINKIFQKDTYAVRNTRYLLKHSYYDSHILNDLLNSFFKNIRMFHYNSDFFTPYVFTVSTQMNITPLQPVILKNYNVNLRKIGNYQEGDKINYDSVQEGKGSKNEDNEAYEYLNNDVGSGEGSNNSRSTIQINENISSVSIYKCFYNIFVKYVLRCTTAAPGFFNFFSFDNNIYADGALCFNNPTLLSLNEMKLIFYNYLNKKKTSIFDKMKNCFLKNEKVKEKEKEKAINLNDYIDCIVSVGTGKFKPKIINELNDNKTYDTFLRWDVLLKQIVYSITNTELTHDICNNLLDKNKYFRFNCFINNIKLDETSPEIIMKLKHIGKRYFEDHKYNQEKLINLINILEEKDDIKEYHQNQKRVWKPSYISLFKSKISNLIFPNEQTFDHRDSPPIPNLKTMQGNDSAISKSSADTNATTTICSNNKVSPDQRKDDTNSLTHGSSTNMTMNMINKEGKANPNSVPYRNFNFKLTDDGDKFDLNDIEEILDIINKNNSSIKNTNTSNGFFNYFTNLFYYNNNKFLKKLENMHNSLFIRMKREKNNYVNVIPNTGIRVLLNEIYYILLKKNIYFHTDEHDSLADLNQKDYNINIDKIIPYDRVNSKESNLNGQEQNGKIQNEKKLNSQNIGEQKFVEDERATKNVSKDKNNSNTDEYYSSESGLYGVDANKHNTKGAPSTRSNDSGNNSNSDTNNHKHMATCEGYKNTEGSDPYNSVQHPLDTANKEVLNEENSLTNIVDNPHINKKRNFKNIMSSCNMNYEFFKSLNIESSDVKKNNIIQVLRNFFFKKDI, from the exons atgcaaaaaaatttgttcaaGTATATTACACCTATATCAAGCAAACTTAATTTAACGAAAATTCGAAAAATCAAATTATttagaaaagaaaagcacAGAAAACAAGTTAATGTCTTTAACGATgttgtaaataaatacatag GTCTCGAtttgtttttcaaaaaacTTAACAATGTAACAAACAACGAGGAGAAActaaattacataaattttttgcatAAGATTGTTCAGGACAAAACATGTGAACATCTGCTCcttagtaataattatatgagaataattatttatatattaaatgagaaatttttaaaattaacaaaaaatgaagaaaaaacgGAAAATGTTGATTAtcaattaatttataaatttttattgatatttaaaaatttaacaaaatataaaaaattttatcatgTTATTCTCAGCGattatacacataaaaatgtgaaaatatCCTTactgtatattattatgaatattttaaatgaaaagaggaacaatgaaaaatacaaaGAAGCTAgttcaatttttaattatttcacatcattttttaaatactcaGATGATAGtgggaataaaaatataactgaaGACACTTCAAAtgttgatgaaaaaaaaagaaaaaacaaaaacaaaaacgaaaacaaaaatgaaaacaaaaacgAAAACGAAAACCAAAACCAAAACCAAAAAGGTGATATCGATGATATTAGAAATAAGATATATCATGTAGgtaaaagtatattattaaaattaaaggaagaaaaaataaaagtagaaaacaaaacaaatgaaaagcAGTGGAATTGTCAGAAGGAGGGGATGGTTAAAGAATGGcaagaagtaaaaaaagcTTCAACATCCAACAACAATTATGAAAATGGTAAGGATATCGCAAATGAGGGGAAACAAACTAAACAGAatgaacaaaacaaaaaggaCGTAAATAATCATCATTATGagaataatgataataaaaggaATGATGATCTTAATTCCTACAATAGGGGTGATATCGTAAGGGACAGTAACattatgaaacaaaaaagtgAAACGCAAAGTTGGAACAGTTCTAACGGTATCATATTAaatccaaaaaaaaacatagatGAAATAGATAACAACACAGATAATATACTTAttgatataaaaagaaataaaaaaaatataaacaatgaAAGGAAGGAAGTTGACTACAAAACGGTGAGTGGTGACCATGAGAAGGAACGAAATAATTCCAAAGTAGATGACAGTGATACGCAAAATTACAAAGAATTGGAGGAGCAGAAAAAGAATGCAAATAGGAGCAGCGAAATAAATAGTATAAACGAAATAACAAATAGCGAGGAAGGTAGTGTACTATTTCTTCCCTTctactttaataaaaattcgaAAGACAACATTTTAACGAGTATAATagtaaattttcaaaataaggAAGACATAATtgtgtacaaaaaaatagcGAAAGGCAGGATGAGCGAGAATGGAACGGATAGGgtgaagaaaagaaataatgtGTTCGACTATATAGGGAATGAGTACAACTgcaataattattatgaaatttaTGATAACTACGCGGAAGATGATCaggatatattaaaatatgaaaaaaataagaataggAAAAAATTGCAATTAAGAGAACAAAAGGaagaggaaaaggaaaatgatgGTAATAGAAACACAATAGATGAAACAAATGAAGAGggtgaagaagaagaaaaggaGGAAGATGACGAGGGAGAGGTAGAGGATGAACAGGAAAACAATGAAGAAGATTCAAAGACAgatgaaaaagataaagtAGAATACGAGAAtaaatatgatgaaaataatgttaatattgTGTTTAATGACTACGATATTAATGTAAAAGAcatggaaaataaaacagatACCAAAATTAATGTAAGTAGTGAAAATAAGAGTAAGTACATAAACATGGGATTACTAATTTTGgttcgaaaaaaaataaatactacGGAGGaacatataattttgaataaacagaataatcaaataaatgaagaaatgaGTAACTCCAATGCAGGGAGCATTACCGATAGcaataaaaaaggagaatGGGACAAGTCGTCAGCTATCAACTTACCAAGCCTGGgaaaacataatttatttaactatttaaatatatataaatacataaataactTGGATTTAAAGTTTTCTTTATTCAAAaggaatgaaaataaaagtaagaCAATTGAGGGGTATgaagatatatacataaaatacgACAACACGAAAGAGAAGAAGAATATGGAAAGCTATGTTCTTATTGGTATCATGAATTTTAACATGGATTTgattaaaaatttcaaagCACAGAGTGAAAATGTAGTCAATGATACTACTAACAATAGTGtaggaaaaaatggaaattctataaatattacaaacccgtatataaatttaactctactaaaaaattatgtcgAATCTTTATTCGTATACCTAAATTTAAATGACTACTTCACTAATAAGGTGCTAAAATTGCTgtatgaaattttaatagaaaataagaattcagttatttataatttatattattatactattataaaagaagaaaatatgaagaaaattattgaaatattgtcaaaaaatataagaaataatttacataaagCAAATACAACTCTTATACTTAggatattgtatatattatgttttcaACAAtcgttttatataaatgtaatagaaaaaaatgttaagggaaaagataattatttacttctttataaaaatttatcaaaatatattgaagATATAAAGATGGGGAACTTTATTAgagaattacaaaaaaatgaagaattaatTGAATGCTTGAAATTCTTAACtctattttttgaaaataaatacaagaaacaaaattctttttacatATCAGATGAAAAGAAAGAACAGTTTTTGTATGATAATAAagtggtaaaaaaaaaactaaataatatttataatagaCATTTTATATGTGAATATAAAGATTTAATAATCATAAGGAAgacaaatataatattaaaatctTTAGGAGTTAATATGTTTGATCTATACAATGACATCATTTTTACTGATAGGGAACATAAAACACACgaatatttaatgaaagaaaatgatatcaaaagaaatattattacttattttacTGATAATGTTATAAGATATTTTGtcaaacttaaaaaatatattatcccTAAAAGTGTAATGCTTCTAAATAAGGAACAAGCTAAGGAAAGTAATACATACCCATCCGTGAGAAACCAACAATATGGGGAAGTAAAACAGCATGTGGATAACCAGAGGAAGGAAGATCTTACATATCAAGAGAAAATGTCAATGAAAGGTAAGACCGATGTAAGAATTGAACAAACGAAGAATAATTCTTCGACTGTTCAGGAAAAAATGAGTGATCCTCCTAGCAGCACTGCTTATCCCAGTGATGAGATTTCCAGTGGAGGAGGCGCTGTTACTTCCTCTACGGAAGCTGCTACTACTGGAGCTACCACTGCTAATTCCGCTAATTGCACTTATCACTCAGATGAGGAGAAAAAgagaagggaaaaaaaatacttttacaATTTAAACAACAAGGAATATATAA aaatattaaaatgtattaatagtcatttaaaaaaaaacttgtTTGAATATTTTGATATCATATGTGGAACAAGTACAGGAGCAGTCATTTCCATTTTAATAGGTTTAGAGAAGGCGCACCTAAATGAAATCGAgtttttgtataatatactaattaataaaatatttcaaaaagaTACATATGCTGTAAGAAATACaagatatttattaaaacattcTTACTATGATTCACAcattttaaatgatttattaaactccttttttaaaaatattagaatGTTTCACTATAATTCAGACTTCTTTACTCCGTACGTTTTTACTGTATCAACTCAAATGAATATCACCCCTTTACAGCCTGTCAtactaaaaaattacaatgtTAACTTGAGGAAAATAGGAAATTATCAAGAGggagataaaataaattatgactCTGTTCAGGAAGGAAAGGGTTCAAAAAATGAGGACAATGAAgcatatgaatatttaaataatgatgtAGGAAGTGGTGAAGGAAGCAACAACAGCAGAAGCACTATTCAAATAAATGAGAACATAAGTAGTGTGAGCATTTACAAATGCTTCTACAACATCTTTGTTAAATATGTACTCAGGTGCACTACTGCCGCACCAGggtttttcaattttttttcctttgataataatatatatgccgATGGAGCATTATGTTTTAATAACCCTACTTTACTAAGTCTTAATGAAATGAAATTGATTTTTTACaactatttaaataaaaaaaaaacaagtatttttgataaaatgaaaaattgttttttaaaaaatgaaaaagtaaaagagaaagaaaaagaaaaagccaTCAATTTGAATGATTATATTGACTGTATTGTAAGTGTAGGCACTGGTAAATTTAAaccaaaaattataaacgaGTTAAATGACAATAAAACGTATGATACATTTTTACGATGGGATGTTTTGTTAAAGCAAATTGTTTATTCTATAACAAACACGGAACTGACACatgatatatgtaataatttacttgataaaaacaaatacttTCGTTTCAATTGTTTCATTAACAATATAAAGTTAGATGAGACTTCACctgaaattattatgaaattaaaacatattgGAAAAAGATATTTCGAGGatcataaatataatcaagaaaaattaattaacttaataaatattttagaagaaaaagatGATATAAAGGAATATCATCAGAATCAGAAACGAGTATGGAAACCTTCCTACATTAGTTTATTCAAGTCCAAAATttcaaatttaatttttcctaaCGAACAAACATTTGATCATAGGGATTCTCCTCCCATCCCTAACCTTAAAACGATGCAAGGGAACGATAGTGCTATTTCAAAAAGTAGTGCCGACACTAATGCTACCACTACCATTTGCAGTAATAACAAAGTATCCCCTGATCAAAGGAAGGATGATACAAATTCATTGACCCATGGATCTAGCACAAACATGACAATGAACATGATAAATAAGGAGGGAAAAGCGAACCCTAACTCAGTCCCCTACcgaaattttaatttcaaatTAACTGATGACGGTGATAAATTTGATCTGAACGATATTGAAGAAATAttagatataataaataaaaacaatagttcaattaaaaatacaaacacATCTAACGGTTTCTTTAACTATTTTACAAAtctgttttattataataataataagtttCTTAAGAAGTTAGAAAATATGCACAACAGTTTATTCATTCGGatgaaaagggaaaaaaacaattatgtTAATGTTATACCTAACACGGGTATTAGGGTATTACTAAATGAAATTTACTATATTCTgctaaagaaaaatatttatttccaCACAGATGAACATGATTCATTAGCCGACCTTAATCAGAAAGACTACAACATCAACattgataaaattattccaTACGATCGAGTCAATTCCAAGGAATCTAACTTGAACGGGCAAgaacaaaatggaaaaatacaaaacgaaaaaaagttaaatagCCAAAATATAGGTGAACAAAAATTTGTAGAAGACGAAAGAGCTACAAAAAATGTAAGTAAAGACAAGAATAATAGTAACACAGACGAATATTACAGTAGTGAAAGCGGTTTGTATGGTGTAGATGCGAATAAGCACAATACTAAGGGCGCCCCAAGTACTAGAAGTAATGACAGTGGTAATAACAGCAATAGCGACACGAACAACCATAAGCACATGGCTACATGTGAAGGATACAAAAATACAGAAGGAAGTGATCCATACAATTCTGTGCAGCACCCATTAGACACCGCTAACAAGGAAGtgttaaatgaagaaaatagtCTAACCAATATTGTTGACAATcctcatataaataaaaaaagaaattttaaaaatattatgagtTCGTGCAATATGAActatgaattttttaaatcattaaaTATAGAATCATCtgatgttaaaaaaaataatataatacaggTCTTaagaaatttcttttttaaaaaagatatttaa
- a CDS encoding pyrroline-5-carboxylate reductase: MEKIKLGFMGFGQMGSALANGIANSNIIKRENIYYHALSKKNTTLKYLSSNEEVARECDIIICAVKPDLANSVLNDIKPYLTSKLLISICGGLNIEKLEQMTGEDAKIVWVMPNTPCLVGEGAFIYCVNKNVNAVDKKRVNDIFSACGVIHEIKEKDMNIGTAISGCGPAYVYLFIESLIDAGVKNGLTRDLAKKLTLQTILGSVKMVESSDQPVQQLKDNICSPGGITAMGLFVLEKNGFKYGIMDAVDSACLKSKSMSS; this comes from the exons atggaaaaaattaagttag gaTTTATGGGTTTTGGTCAAATGGGATCTGCACTAGCAAATGGAATTGCCAAttctaatataattaaaagggaaaatatttattaccatgcgctatcaaaaaaaaacaccACCTTGAAATATTTGAGCTCAAACGAAgag GTAGCGCGTGAGTGTGATATAATTATCTGTGCAGTTAAGCCGGACCTTGCAAATTCCGTTTTGAATGATATTAAG CCCTACTTGACCTCCAAGTTGTTAATTTCCATATGTGGTGGACtgaatattgaaaaattagAACAG ATGACTGGAGAAGATGCCAAGATCGTGTGGGTTATGCCCAACACCCCTTGTTTAGTTGGAGAGGgtgcatttatttattgtgtaaataaaaatgtgaatGCTGTAGacaaaaaaagagtaaatgatatttttagTGCATGTGGGGTTATACatgaaataaaggaaaaggatATGAACATAGGAACAGCTATATCAGGTTGTGGACCTgcttatgtttatttatttatagaaaGTTTAATTGATGCAGGCGTTAAAAATGGCTTAACAAGGGATTTAGCAAAGAAATTAACTTTGCAAACTATACTTGGCTCTGTTAAAATGGTAGAGTCGTCAGATCAACCCGTTCAACAGTTAAAGGACAACATTTGTTCCCCTGGTGGTATTACTGCTATGGGATTATTTGTTCTCGAAAAAAACGGCTTCAAATATGGAA TCATGGATGCAGTAGATTCTGCATGCCTTAAGTCAAAGTCCATGAGCTCATGA
- a CDS encoding T-complex protein 1 — protein MFSGNSKFFAYINDTCYISRDAYYDMQSKHTENLNRNEKQSDVRQMNILAAKAVADVTRTSLGPKGMDKMIEDGKGGVIITNDGATILKEMAVAHPTAKMIVELSKAQDVEAGDGTTSVVVMCGSLLNVCKSLLDKNIHCQKISESFFEASVKSEEILRNMSIPIDLNDKNILIQNAITSLNSKVVSHNSSLLAPIAVDVILKITDINKDRNVDLNNIRIVKKLGGTIEDTEIVDGLIFTSNKISKRAHGIKNLSEAKIGLIQFCLSLPKTDMDNTVVVKDYNSMDKLLREERLIIGKMIKKIASTGCNLLLIQKSILRDAVNDLALDFLAKAKIMVIKDIEREDIEFISKTCNCVPIASLDYFTPDKLGYAESVVTESIGYGEIVKITGVESKNTISVLLRASNNLMLDEAERSLHDALCVVRSLIKEKAILPGGAAPEMELSQKLYQWANTLKGSKQICVKAFSDALELIPYTLAENAGLSPLHIVTELRNKHAEGHKYYGINIRTGTISNMIDENVIQPLLVTSTAIKLATETVMMILKIDDTVICR, from the exons AGAGTAAGCACACAGAGAACTTAAATAGAAATGAGAAGCAAAGTGACGTAAGgcaaatgaatattttagcAGCTAAAGCCGTTGCAGATGTAACGAGAACAAGTCTAGGGCCTAAAGGAATGGATAAAATG ataGAGGACGGAAAAGGCGGTGTCATAATCACAAATGATGGAGCTACCATTTTGAAAGAAATGGCAGTTGCACACCCAACGGCAAAAATGATTGTTGAGCTTAGTAAGGCTCAAGATGTAGAAGCAGGGGATGGTACAACGTCAGTTGTAGTAATGTGTGGGTCGTTATTGAATGTATGTAAATCACTTTTAGATAAGAATATTCATTGTCAAAAAATATCAGAAAGTTTTTTTGAAGCATCAGTAAAAAGCGAAGAAATATTAAGGAATATGTCTATACCTATAGacttaaatgataaaaacattttaatacaAAATGCAATAACATCATTAAATTCAAAAGTGGTTTCGCATAATTCATCTTTATTAGCACCAATAGCTGTTGATgtgatattaaaaattacagatattaataaagataGAAATGTTGACTTGAATAATATAAGGATTGTCAAAAAGTTAGGAGGCACTATTGAAGATACTGAAATAGTAGATGGACTAATTTTTacaagtaataaaataagtaaaagagcacatggaataaaaaatttatcagaAGCAAAAATTGGATTAATTCAATTCTGTTTGTCCTTACCTAAAACAGATATGGACAACACCGTTGTTGTAAAGGATTATAATAGTATGGATAAATTATTAAGAGAAGAAAGATTAATAATAGGTaagatgataaaaaaaatagctagCACAGGatgtaatttattattaatacaaaaaagtatattacgTGATGCAGTAAATGATTTAGCTTTAGATTTTTTAGCCAAAGCTAAAATTATGGTTATAAAAGATATAGAAAGAGAAGATATAGAATTTATATCAAAAACTTGTAATTGTGTACCAATAGCTAGCTTAGACTATTTTACTCCAGATAAATTAGGTTATGCAGAAAGTGTTGTTACAGAATCTATTGGATATGGTGAAATTGTGAAAATTACAGGAGTAGAATCAAAAAATACTATTTCTGTATTATTAAGAGCATCTAACAATTTGATGTTAGATGAAGCAGAGAGGTCATTACATGATGCATTATGTGTCGTTAGAAGTTTAATTAAAGAGAAGGCTATACTACCAGGTGGTGCAGCACCAGAAATGGAACTCTCTCAGAAATTATATCAGTGGGCTAATACATTAAAAGGTTCTAAACAAATATGTGTTAAAGCTTTTTCAGATGCCTTAGAATTAATACCATATACCTTGGCTGAAAATGCAGGTTTATCACCTCTTCATATAGTAACAGAATTGAGGAACAAACATGCAGAAggacataaatattatggaATAAACATTAGAACAGGTACCATCTCAAACATGATTGATGAAAATGTTATTCAGCCTCTGCTAGTTACGTCAACCGCAATTAAGCTGGCAACAGAAACGGTTATGATGATTCTTAAAATTGACGATACTGTCATTTGTAGGTGA